GTTCCACGCCGGCGACGGCATCGAGCTCTCCTTCCCCGAACAACCCCTCACCGTCGAGATCGACCTCGACCCCTGACCGCGGCGGAGGACAACCACGGGGCGAGACTGTGCGCGCGGCCCGATGTCACCGATGATTCGGGCGTGACCTCACCTCCCGAAGATCCAGTCCTGGCACGGCTCCGGGGTCTCGCCCCGGCCAGGCGCCCGACCGTGGCCCTGCTGCTCGCTGAGGTGGTCCTGCCACTGGGCGATCTCGCTCCCCTGACACCAGCGCCGCTGTCTGCACTTGCTGACCGCATCCGAGGTGGTCGACGCAGCGACGTCGAGGAGGCCAGGCTGACGCTGAGCGCCATCCCGGCACTGCAGGAGGACGAGGAGCCGGACGGCCCGGCATTCTTCGCTCTCGGTGCGGTCGTGGCGTGGATCTACGCAGCAGACACGGTGCTGGACCCGGACGAGGACAAAGGGATCCGGCAGACCTGGGCGCGCGTCGACGACGTGCTCGACTTCGCGGAGGAGCAGCTCGGGATCGGTGGCCTCTGCGACCAGCTCCACGGTGCCGTCACGGACGCGGCTCGTGGGGACGACCGTGCCCTCAGCGTCCTTCGAGGCTCGGTCGACGGCCTCGTCGAAGCTCTCCGGCGATCAGCAGGGCAGCCGCAGCCTCCGGGTCCCTGACTCGAGCGCGTAGCGCCGGTCGCGCCCCGGGAGCCCGGTCAGCAGCAGCGTCGCCGGCCCGTCGGTGCGCACGACGACCCGTCCGCAGCGCAGGCCGGCACGGTCCATCGCGACGGCCACCCGGGAGACGTTGGTCAGGCGCATCGTGAGGCGCCGCTCCTGGGGCAGCCGGGCGCCGAGCTTCCACGCCAGCCGCGTGAGGACCGCCGGCAACGGTGAGGCGACCGGCGTCGGTCCGGTCCGGACGACGTCGTGCGCGCGCGCCCGGACGGCGTACGACCGCGCCTGCAGGCGGGCCAACGAGCCGGCCACCGACGAGCGGGCCGCCAACCGGGAGGTCCACCACGCCGTGGTCGCGCCGATGCCCAGCCCGGGCCGGGTCAGGTGCGGGCGCCACGTGTAGTCGACCACGTGCGGGTTGCGCACGACCCGGGGCCGACCGAGGCCGGCGACGACCGAGTCGAAGCGGTCCTGCGTGGCGAACGCCAGGTGGTCCTCGGCGGGGTAGCGCGCGAAGAGGTGCCGCAGCCCGAGGGTGTCGAACCGTTGCACCTGCGCCTCGACGGAGGTGAACGGGACGAGCTGGTCGAGGGTGCCCTGCGCGATGCGGTACGGCGTCCAGCGCGCGTTGCGCACCAGCGGTGCGGTCGCGCCGTCGGAGGTGCACCGGCCACCGAAGGCGGGAGCGGTGACCTGGTCGCCGTCGAGGGACACCCCACAGCTGGGCGGGCCCGCGAGGGCCATCGCGCCGGCGTACAGGTCGGGGTGGGAGAGCCCGAGCTTGTAGGCCGCGTAGCCGCCCATCGAGTAGCCGGTCAGCTGGGTGTGCCGCGTCGAGAGGGCGTACGCCGCCCCGAGCGAGCGCCACACCGCCCAGAAGTCCTCCTCGGCCTCGTCGAAGTAACCACCCGTCGGGGCCGCGACCGAGCGTCGTCGCGCAGATCGAGCCGCGGCGCTCGCACAGCTGCTGGAGCAGCCGCGGGTCGTAGGCGCCGTACTGGTTGTGGTTGACCGACAGCGAATGCAGGACCCAGGTCAGCGGCACGTCGCGGCCGGGGCGGTAGGTGGTCGGGACGTAGACGCCGTAGGGCTGGACCCGGCTGAGGAAGTTGGGCCGCCCGTCGCCGGCGCCGTTGCCGCCGTCCCGGACGGCGCCCTGGCCGAGGTGGAGGCGGGAGACGTACCAGCGGTTGCTCCACCGTCGCACCAGTGGCTCACGGGTGTGCGCGCGCTCGCGCAGCCGCGACCAGTCCACGACCCGGGAGAACCTCGAGACGTCGCCGCCGGCGAGCGTGTCGGCCTGGTCGTCCTCCATCCAGAAGTTGCCGGTGACGAAGCGCGCCTGGCCGTCGGCACCGAGCTGGCTGAACGGCGGCGTGCTCGCCAGCTGCTTCTGTGCGGCGGCCTCGAGCGCGGCCGTCATGGAGTCGGTGTGCACCGGCGGCTCCTGCCGCGCGGTGCGGAACGCCAGGTTGTAGACCCGCGGCAGACCCTGGGCCGGGAGCCCGCCCGCCACGGTGGGCACCGCCATCGACCGACCGTCGGGCGAGGCGAGTCCCGCGGCCAGGCGGACGCGCCACCGGCCGGTCGCCGGGAGCACCGAGCGCGGGACCCGGACCACGAACGACCTGGTGGACCGGTCGACGGTCAGCCGGCCGACGCGGGCGCTGGTCCCCCTGACCAGGTCGTGCAGCCACGCACCCCTGCTGGAGACGACCAGCGCCTTCTCGATGCCCGGCGAGGTCACCCCCGCGGCGGCGGGCCACGCCGCGCGGCCGGTGCCGGCCCGGGAGTCGGTGTCGAAGGTCCACACCGCGATCGGCACGCGCGGGTCGGCGAGGGTGTTCCAGTCCACGCGCCAGTACGTCGCCCGGGCCGTCGCGCCCACCGCGGCGACGAAGAGGTCGGCGCCGTTGCGCCGGGCCGGGCCCTCGGGGTAGCCGTAGACCCCCTGCGTCGGGGCGAGGGCCGCGGCGTTGTCGGGGCTGAGCGCGCCGGGCACGGCCGCGCCGTGGTCGTCGTAGACGAAGTCCGACCAGTACGACGCCCCGTCGTGGAGCCGCCCGGTCCCGGACGTGCGCGACAGCCGCTGCTCGAACGGCCAGCCGGTGGGGACGCCCAGGCGGGCCTCCGGCCGGTGGGCCGCCGCCGGGGCTCCGGCCGGGACGTCGTCGGTGGCGTGGGCGGGGGTCGCGACCGAGGTGGCCACGAGGGCGAGCACGGTCGCAGCGATCGTGCGGGTGAGCAGGCGCGTCACGCGGCCTCCAGGGTCCGGGCGAGAGGGGACGGGCGCGCCCAGCATGCCCACCTCGGGCCTGTGCGCAGCATCACCCCACGGGAGGCCCTCAGGATTGGAACGTTAAAGCGATCCGCGTCAGACTGGAGGGGACCCATCCAGACCCCCCATGAGAGACCGAGATGACCCAGCAGGACCTCCTCATCACCCGCGCCCTCGAGGCGCTCCACGACAGCTACGTCGAGGCGGTCAACGACGCCGTCGGGCAGGACCGCATGGACCTGGTCGACCGGCTGGCCGCCGAGTTCGACCGCGAGGCCCGCGCCCTTATGGGCGAGCCCGCGCAGCGCGCCGCCTGAGCCCTGCTCAGCGGAGGACCACGACCACCTCGGCGTGCCGCGCGCGGCCGGCCGACACCCGCACCTCACGCCCGCGCGGCGTGCGCACCACGACGTACGCCGACCGCTCGCCGTCGAGCCGGACCCGCTTCACTGCGCGTTCGGGGGGCAGCACGGCCCCGACCACCAGGCGCAGCCCGCGGGCGTGCGAGACCTCGGTGCGCAGCCGGTCGGTCCCGCGCGTGGTCTCGATGTCGACCCAGCCGCGCCCGAGCCGCAGGTGCGAGACCGACAGCGCGTGCTGGCCGTCCGGGATGTCGGGGACCACGCGCAGCCGGTGCCGGCCCACGTCGGGGCTGACTCCGAGCTGGTAGTGCACGACCGGCCACAGCACGCCGTACGTCCCCCACGCCTGCAGCGCAGAGGACCGCTCGGTGAAGAGCTTGTCGATGTTGGCGCCGAAGTCCGGTGAGGGCGCGATCTCGGGCATCGCGCCCGGGAGCTCCCACACCGACCGGTCGAGCTGCACCTGGGCGTTGTCAGTCGTCCAGCGCTGCACCTGACCGCGCCGCATCCGTCCAAGAGCGGCCTCGGCCACCGCGATGATCGAGGTGTTGAGCGTGAACACCGAGCGCTCCGCCGGACGCGTGGAGACGGCCGAGTCGCAGGTGGCGCCCTTGTTGCCCCCCGGGTCGGTCGTCGCGCCGGTGCCGGTGTGGAACAGGCCGTACTTCCCGGAGTAGCAGGACTCCTGACGCTTCGCGACCAGCGCACGCGCGTGGTCGGTCGGCGCGACCGGGCGCAGCCGGCCGTTCGGCATCCGCAGCTCCGCCTCCGCCGGGGTGACCCCGATCCAGTGGCGTTGGAAGACCTTCTCGTTGCCCGGGTCGTCCAGGGAGTCGGCGTACTGCGCGGTGCCCCGGCCGTACCACCAGGCCTTGTCGAAGCGTCGCTGCATCGCGGCGGCCCGCCGGTTGGCCCAGCGCCGTGTGGAGGTGTCGCCCTTGCTGGCAGCGAGGTCGGCCAGGTCCCGCAGGCCGCGGATCGTGTAGACGGTGTTGTCGAGCTTCTCCTCCCCCATGCCCGGACGCTCGACGTTGCCGAGGCCCTCGGGCCACAGGTCGCCGTCCCGGTCGAGGACGCGGAAGATGTAGCGCATCGCCCGCACCGACGCGGGATACATCGCGTCGCGGAACCCGTCGTCCCCCGTCCAGCGCCACACCAGCGCGACCGCGCTGGGGAACTTCGCGGTCTCGTCGGTGTTGCCCTCGTCGCCTTTGGCGCCGAAGTAGACCTGTCCGTCCGGAGTCACCTCGTGCACGATCTTGCCGCTGCGCCCGTTGGCCACGCGGCTCACGTCGCGCAGTGCCTTCAGGTGCCTCTCGATCGCGGCGAATTGCCCGGCGGCGACAGAGGCGAAGCCGGTGTACTCGCCGTCGGTGGCGAACAGCCACGGGTAGTCGGGCCAGCCGGCGCCGATCCAGTCGGCGCGCGCGACCGTGCCCTTGGGCGCGGGATAGACGGTGCCGGCGTGGGTCACCCGCACCTTCAGGTCACGAGCCTGCTGCACCGACTCGGCGAGGTTCTGCTTGCTCCAGGCGATGCTCCGCTCCAGCAGCCGGTCTCCCGGCACCGCGACGCGCGACCAGGCGTTGACCTGCCGACGCGCGGCGAGCACCGCGTCCAGCCGCCGGCCCGGGCGGTCGAGGGCGGCGTCGAAGGAGCGCCGCGCTGCGACCGCGCCGTTGTCGGAGCCGGCGACCGCGAACCACACCGTGCGGCCGCCCGCGGGGACGCGGACCCGGTAGTGCAGCGCCCCGCCGGTGCCCTTGCCGTACTCCGTGTCGTCGCAGTACGCCGGCTGGGTCGGCGCGTCCGGACCCGAGGCCGGGCAGATCACGGCCGGGTCCTGCGGGCCTCGGTGGTCCGGACCGAGGTCGGTGCTCGCGGGGGTCAGCGTCGAGCCGACGACCGCGGCGTAGTCGTGCCGCTCGGCGTTGGTCGCCGGAGGAGTGCCCTGCTCCTGGAACAGCAGCGCACCGCGCCGCACCTTGCCGGTGTCGGCCAGGTTGTAGGTGCGCTGGTCGGTCGGCTTGGTCTCGCCCCACGGGTAGACCTTCATCAGCTCCGAGTGCGCGTCCACGGACAGGTCGAGCGTCGTCGCGGTGGGCGAGTCGAGCCGCAGCCTGACCAGTCCCGCACGCATCGAGCCGGGCACGAAGTCGGTCCGGGTGATCGCGACGCCGTCGTGGGTGCCGAGGTCCATCCGCTGGTAGCCCCAGCCGCTGGTGTAGCGCGACGACGTCAGCCAGGTGCTGCCCGCCTTGAACCACAGGCCGTCGAGCAGCTTGATCGGCGGCGTCCAGAAGCCGCCCATCTCCCCGCGGGTGTGGAACCCGGTCGCGGGGTAGCGGCCGTCCTCCGCCCCCATCTCGAAGAACCGCCGCCCGACGACGAGGCTGCGGCGCTCGGCGAGCTGAGTGGTCTCCGACAGCTCGCGTGGCACCGCGGCCCGCGCGGAGGGCGAGTCGCTCGCCTGCGTCGGAGGTACGACGGCCAGCGCGGCGGCGGTGGCGGCTGCGGCGGTGAGGGCGGCCAGGACGGTGCGGGGGCGCACGGGGTGGGGCATGGGGACCTCCCGAGGGTCCCGGCCAGTCCACACCCGGCGGCCCGGGATGTCCATGGGTGCGGTCAGGTGCGACCCTCCACGGTGTCGAGGAAGAGCTCGAGCACGGCTCGGGGGTCGACGTCGAGCGCGACGTCCACGAGCGGCCACGGCCCCCGCAGTCCGTGGACCAGGTCCTCACCGGCGGCGTCCCGCCGGTCGACCAGCGTCTGGCCACGGCCGAGCCCGGGCGCCAGGTCGACCTGCACGGGCCAGGTCTCGAAGGCGAACAGCTCGGGCGCCACCAGGGCCACGACCGCGCCGGCGTCGCCGATCTTGCGGTAGGGCTTGCGCTCCCCCGTCCTCGGGTCGACGAACTCGTGCGCGAGCAGCTCGCCCGCCGTGCGCGCGACGGCGTCGTCGGACGCCCTGAGCCGGGCGATGACGTCGTCGTCGGCCACGACGCGGTCGAAGACGTCCAGCCCGTAGAGCGTCACGGGCACGCCGCTGGTGAGCACGACGTGCGCCGCCTCCGGGTCGTGCCAGACGTTGAACTCCGCGACCGCCGTGGCGTTGCCGCGCGACGCGGAGCCGCCCATCATCACGATGCGGCCGATCCGGTCGCGCACTTCCGGGTGCATCCGGAGCAGCAGCGCGACGTTGGTCAGGGGTGCGAGGGTGACCAGCGTGAGCGGCTCCTCGGCGGCCAGGAGCTCGCGTCGCAGCAGCTCGACGGCGTGCAGCTCGGAGACGGTGCGCGTGGGCTCGGGGAGCGTGAGGTCGCCCAGCCCGTTGGCGCCGTGGAACATCGAGGCGTCCCGCGGAGGCTCGACCAGGGGCGTCCGGGCCCCGGCGGCCACAGGGAGGTCCGACGGCGCGCCGACGAGGTCGAGGACGCGCAGCGTGTTGGCGACGACCTGCTCCAGCGAGGTGTTGCCCTCGACGCAGGTGACCGCCCGCACCTCGAGGTCCGGGTGCCGCACGGCGAGCATCAGCGCCAGGGCGTCGTCCTTGCCGGTGTCCACGTCCAGGATGATGTGATGCTTCATGGAACCTCTCGCTGAGGAGCTTCGAGTGGATGAGCCGTCCTCCGCCGGTGCGGAGATCGTGGTCGTGGGGAGCGTCAACCTGGACCTCGTCGTGAGGGTCGAGACGCTGCCGCACGCAGGTGAGACCGTACTCGCGACCGGCTACCACGAGTTCGTCGGCGGCAAGGGCGGCAACCAGGCCGTCGCCGCCGCGAGGCTCGGCCGACGCGTGGCGTTCGTCGGTCACGTCGGCACGGACCAGGCGGCCTCGACCGTGCGCTCGGCGCTGGCCGACGAGGGGGTCGACGTCACGCTGCTCACCCCCGTGGACGGGCCCACCGGACGCGCCTTCGTCCAGGTCGACGACGAGGCCGAGAACCAGATCATCGTGGTCGGCGGGGCCAACGGTGCGCTGTCCGAGGCCGACGTCGCCGCCGCAGCTCCCCTCCTGACCGGGTCGCCGGTGGTCGTGGCCCAGCTGGAGGTGCCCCTCGAGGCCGTGGTGGCCGCCGGCCGCCGTACCTCCGGGGTGTTCGTGCTCAACCCGGCGCCCGCGCAGGAGCTGCCGCGCGAGCTGCTCGCCCTCGTCGACGTCCTCGTGGTCAACGAGGGCGAGTTCGAGGTCGTCACCGGCGCGCCGGTCTCGGAGGAGGCGCTGACCTCGTCGTCCCTGCCCGAGCGCGTGGTGGTCACCCTCGGCGGACGGGGCGCCCTGGTCCGCGACGGCGCGAGCGTGCTGTCGGTCGGCGCACCGCGGGTCGAGGTGGTCGACACGACCGGGGCGGGCGACACGTTCGTCGGCGCGCTCGCGGCCGCTCTCGCGCGGGATGTCCCGTACGCCGACGCCGTGCGTTGGGCGGTGGGCGCCGCGTCCCTGTCCACCCAGGCGCTGGGCGCGACGAGCGGCATGCCGTCCGCCGCCGAGGTCGACCGCCTGATGTCGACGTCGGGGTCCTAGGCGCCTGGCTCGACCGCGGACTCGGTGCCAGGCTGGGTGCAGCATCCTCAGGGAGTCGCCATGGACCTCATCCTCATCCCTGGTGCCGGCGGGCGCGGCTGGTACTGGCACCTCGTGACCGCGGCGCTGCGGGAGCGCGGACACCGAGCGGTGGCGGTGGAGCTGCCCGCCGACGACGACACCCAGGGCCTGACCGACTACGCCCGGGCCGTGCTCGACGCCGCCGCAGGACTCGGTACGCCGACCACGAGCGGCCCGCGACGCGTGGTGGTCGTCGCCGCGTCGCTGGGGGCGTTCACCGCCCCCTTGGTCCTCAGCCAGCTGCAGCCCGACGCGGTCGTGCTGGTCAACCCGATGACCCCGCTCCCCGACGAGACCCCCGGCGCCTGGTGGGGCAGCACGGGCGCCGTCGAGGCACGCACCGCCCGCGCGGCCCGGGAGG
This genomic window from Nocardioides marmoribigeumensis contains:
- a CDS encoding prolyl oligopeptidase family serine peptidase; the encoded protein is MRCRSTTTSTAPTTRGCSSSCASAAARSARRRSVAAPTGGYFDEAEEDFWAVWRSLGAAYALSTRHTQLTGYSMGGYAAYKLGLSHPDLYAGAMALAGPPSCGVSLDGDQVTAPAFGGRCTSDGATAPLVRNARWTPYRIAQGTLDQLVPFTSVEAQVQRFDTLGLRHLFARYPAEDHLAFATQDRFDSVVAGLGRPRVVRNPHVVDYTWRPHLTRPGLGIGATTAWWTSRLAARSSVAGSLARLQARSYAVRARAHDVVRTGPTPVASPLPAVLTRLAWKLGARLPQERRLTMRLTNVSRVAVAMDRAGLRCGRVVVRTDGPATLLLTGLPGRDRRYALESGTRRLRLPC
- a CDS encoding glycogen debranching protein, coding for MPHPVRPRTVLAALTAAAATAAALAVVPPTQASDSPSARAAVPRELSETTQLAERRSLVVGRRFFEMGAEDGRYPATGFHTRGEMGGFWTPPIKLLDGLWFKAGSTWLTSSRYTSGWGYQRMDLGTHDGVAITRTDFVPGSMRAGLVRLRLDSPTATTLDLSVDAHSELMKVYPWGETKPTDQRTYNLADTGKVRRGALLFQEQGTPPATNAERHDYAAVVGSTLTPASTDLGPDHRGPQDPAVICPASGPDAPTQPAYCDDTEYGKGTGGALHYRVRVPAGGRTVWFAVAGSDNGAVAARRSFDAALDRPGRRLDAVLAARRQVNAWSRVAVPGDRLLERSIAWSKQNLAESVQQARDLKVRVTHAGTVYPAPKGTVARADWIGAGWPDYPWLFATDGEYTGFASVAAGQFAAIERHLKALRDVSRVANGRSGKIVHEVTPDGQVYFGAKGDEGNTDETAKFPSAVALVWRWTGDDGFRDAMYPASVRAMRYIFRVLDRDGDLWPEGLGNVERPGMGEEKLDNTVYTIRGLRDLADLAASKGDTSTRRWANRRAAAMQRRFDKAWWYGRGTAQYADSLDDPGNEKVFQRHWIGVTPAEAELRMPNGRLRPVAPTDHARALVAKRQESCYSGKYGLFHTGTGATTDPGGNKGATCDSAVSTRPAERSVFTLNTSIIAVAEAALGRMRRGQVQRWTTDNAQVQLDRSVWELPGAMPEIAPSPDFGANIDKLFTERSSALQAWGTYGVLWPVVHYQLGVSPDVGRHRLRVVPDIPDGQHALSVSHLRLGRGWVDIETTRGTDRLRTEVSHARGLRLVVGAVLPPERAVKRVRLDGERSAYVVVRTPRGREVRVSAGRARHAEVVVVLR
- a CDS encoding nucleoside hydrolase, coding for MKHHIILDVDTGKDDALALMLAVRHPDLEVRAVTCVEGNTSLEQVVANTLRVLDLVGAPSDLPVAAGARTPLVEPPRDASMFHGANGLGDLTLPEPTRTVSELHAVELLRRELLAAEEPLTLVTLAPLTNVALLLRMHPEVRDRIGRIVMMGGSASRGNATAVAEFNVWHDPEAAHVVLTSGVPVTLYGLDVFDRVVADDDVIARLRASDDAVARTAGELLAHEFVDPRTGERKPYRKIGDAGAVVALVAPELFAFETWPVQVDLAPGLGRGQTLVDRRDAAGEDLVHGLRGPWPLVDVALDVDPRAVLELFLDTVEGRT
- a CDS encoding ribokinase; its protein translation is MDEPSSAGAEIVVVGSVNLDLVVRVETLPHAGETVLATGYHEFVGGKGGNQAVAAARLGRRVAFVGHVGTDQAASTVRSALADEGVDVTLLTPVDGPTGRAFVQVDDEAENQIIVVGGANGALSEADVAAAAPLLTGSPVVVAQLEVPLEAVVAAGRRTSGVFVLNPAPAQELPRELLALVDVLVVNEGEFEVVTGAPVSEEALTSSSLPERVVVTLGGRGALVRDGASVLSVGAPRVEVVDTTGAGDTFVGALAAALARDVPYADAVRWAVGAASLSTQALGATSGMPSAAEVDRLMSTSGS
- a CDS encoding alpha/beta fold hydrolase, coding for MDLILIPGAGGRGWYWHLVTAALRERGHRAVAVELPADDDTQGLTDYARAVLDAAAGLGTPTTSGPRRVVVVAASLGAFTAPLVLSQLQPDAVVLVNPMTPLPDETPGAWWGSTGAVEARTARAAREGYPVEFDPGTYLFHDVPASVLATVPGKGEQSTRPFADPCRFESWPAATTVVAGRDDRFFPLEFQQRLARERLGVEPVVVPGGHLVALSRPRELTDAILSLS